Proteins encoded together in one Telopea speciosissima isolate NSW1024214 ecotype Mountain lineage chromosome 6, Tspe_v1, whole genome shotgun sequence window:
- the LOC122664276 gene encoding uncharacterized protein LOC122664276 isoform X1, producing the protein MATEDRRNEPEQECLYKTKLVQFLGRTTPIILQNDNGPCPLLAICNVLLIRNNLNLNADASEVSLQKLLSLVAERLIDSNSNVENKDAGYVQNQQQNIADAIDLLPRLATGIDVNIQFRRIDDFEFTPECAIFDLLDIPLYHGWIVDPQDYATANAIESKSYNTLMGELVALETKNTEHKSNPEEDSVDFAAATTATLGVPSPSLSRGISFDESPGAVSGNQKGREENLENESPGAVSGNQIGRKGDLEEEAELLRVLKLSEGQVLTSMDESPSADTSGNNRSVIVEETVHLQRNGSAADTLEGRISEEHEIPHLSEPSISQDPTAVCGGNSNLISSEITLRENDSCLKIEAESHVDQLKNNESQEHFISTDLIENSRTDVLVQNPSEPFHFLDKDFSSPSKDHIHGSGGDQVQQTCLLDTSTSETHHEPADDLGVFESTASTCTPTSNPQSDEFSGSCQHMDQPKSIASSLDGSEPIYEGEERILDPRLTIYENREPMYEGEMVLAEQADQGAGDGSDLQPGDEITQQKGELIKNFLRNNASQLTIYGLFCLQEGLKERELCVFFRNNHFSTMFKFNGELYLLATDQGYINQPDLVWEKLNEVNGDTVFMTGNFKEFKVENHVNDQWDERNVVACTADYIASIDNTATAGSTINSDLQLAIALQQQEFEQQPQRHTTPQSTANSSRLVTGPQVPKSSGNHSSLKPEAKSKDKCSVM; encoded by the exons ATGGCTACCGAGGACCGAAGAAATGAACCAGAACAGGAATGCCTTTACAAGACAAAACTCGTACAGTTCTTGGGACGCACCACGCCCATCATTCTTCAGAACGACAATGGACCTTGTCCTCTCCTCGCAATAT GTAACGTTCTTCTTATTAGGAACAACTTGAATTTGAACGCGGATGCGTCTGAAGTTTCATTGCAGAAATTGCTTTCCCTTGTCGCCGAAAGATTGATTGATTCTAACAGCAATGTCGAG AATAAAGATGCTGGATATGTCCAGAACCAGCAACAGAACATAGCTGATGCCATTGACCTGCTCCCTCGACTTGCAACGGGGATTGATGTAAACATTCAATTTAGGAG AATTGATGACTTTGAATTTACGCCTGAGTGTGCCATATTTGATCTCCTGGACATTCCACTGTATCATGGCTGGATTGTTGATCCTCAG GATTATGCTACTGCAAATGCAATTGAATCCAAGTCCTATAACACTCTCATGGGGGAGCTTGTTGCCCTTGAAACCAAAAATACAGAACATAAGAGCAACCCAGAAGAAGATTCTGTTGATTTTGCTGCTGCAACAACTGCAACTTTAGGGGTTCCCTCACCATCTCTTTCAAGAGGTATATCTTTTGATGAATCACCTGGTGCTGTATCTGGAAATcagaaaggaagagaggaaaactTGGAGAATGAATCACCTGGTGCTGTATCTGGAAATCAGATAGGAAGAAAGGGAGACTTGGAGGAAGAAGCTGAACTTTTAAGGGTCTTGAAATTGTCAGAAGGTCAAGTGTTGACTTCAATGGATGAGTCTCCATCAGCTGATACAAGTGGGAATAATAGGTCTGTAATTGTAGAAGAGACTGTGCATCTCCAAAGAAATGGGTCAGCTGCAGATACTTTAGAGGGGCGCATTAGTGAGGAACATGAAATACCCCATCTGTCTGAACCATCCATATCACAGGATCCCACTGCTGTCTGTGGTGGCAATAGTAATCTGATATCTTCTGAAATTACTTTAAGGGAAAATGATTCATGCTTAAAGATTGAAGCTGAGAGTCATGTTGATCAGTTAAAGAATAATGAATCTCAGGAACATTTCATTTCTACTGACCTGATAGAGAACAGCAGAACTGATGTATTGGTTCAGAATCCAAGTGAACCATTTCATTTTCTGGACAAAGATTTTTCCTCGCCCTCCAAAGACCATATCCATGGCTCTGGAGGGGATCAAGTTCAACAGACATGCCTACTGGATACTTCCACATCTGAAACTCATCATGAACCAGCAGATGATCTTGGTGTCTTTGAAAGTACAGCATCGACTTGTACACCCACTTCAAATCCTCAGTCTGATGAATTTAGTGGCAGTTGTCAGCACATGGATCAACCGAAGAGTATTGCCTCAAGCCTTGATGGAAGTGAACCCATATATGAAGGAGAGGAGCGCATACTTGATCCAAGATTAACAATTTATGAAAACCGGGAGCCTATGTATGAAGGCGAGATGGTTCTTGCCGAGCAAGCTGACCAAGGTGCCGGAGATGGAAGTGATTTGCAACCCGGGGATGAAATCACTCAGCAGAAAG GGGAACTTATCAAGAATTTTCTGAGGAACAATGCGAGCCAATTAACCATATATGG CCTCTTTTGCCTCCAGGAAGGTCTGAAGGAACGGGAGCTTTGTGTTTTCTTCCGCAATAACCACTTCAGCACCATGTTCAAG TTTAACGGTGAACTTTATCTCTTAGCTACTGATCAAGGTTACATAAACCAGCCTGATTTGGTATGGGAAAAATTAAATGAG GTAAATGGAGATACAGTGTTTATGACAGGCAACTTCAAGGAATTTAAGGTCGAAAATCATGTCAATGACCAATGGGATGAGCGAAATGTGGTGGCCTGTACTGCT GACTACATTGCTAGCATAGATAATACTGCAACTGCGGGTTCGACTATAAA CTCCGACCTGCAACTGGCAATAGCACTACAACAACAGGAATTTGAGCAGCAGCCTCAGCGGCATACTACGCCACAATCAACTGCCAACAGTTCAAGGCTTGTCACAGGTCCACAG GTGCCAAAAAGTAGTGGCAACCATTCATCTTTGAAGCCGGAAGCAAAGTCAAAAGACAAGTGTAGTGTGATGTAA
- the LOC122664276 gene encoding uncharacterized protein LOC122664276 isoform X2, which produces MATEDRRNEPEQECLYKTKLVQFLGRTTPIILQNDNGPCPLLAICNVLLIRNNLNLNADASEVSLQKLLSLVAERLIDSNSNVENKDAGYVQNQQQNIADAIDLLPRLATGIDVNIQFRRIDDFEFTPECAIFDLLDIPLYHGWIVDPQDYATANAIESKSYNTLMGELVALETKNTEHKSNPEEDSVDFAAATTATLGVPSPSLSRGISFDESPGAVSGNQKGREENLENESPGAVSGNQIGRKGDLEEEAELLRVLKLSEGQVLTSMDESPSADTSGNNRSVIVEETVHLQRNGSAADTLEGRISEEHEIPHLSEPSISQDPTAVCGGNSNLISSEITLRENDSCLKIEAESHVDQLKNNESQERTDVLVQNPSEPFHFLDKDFSSPSKDHIHGSGGDQVQQTCLLDTSTSETHHEPADDLGVFESTASTCTPTSNPQSDEFSGSCQHMDQPKSIASSLDGSEPIYEGEERILDPRLTIYENREPMYEGEMVLAEQADQGAGDGSDLQPGDEITQQKGELIKNFLRNNASQLTIYGLFCLQEGLKERELCVFFRNNHFSTMFKFNGELYLLATDQGYINQPDLVWEKLNEVNGDTVFMTGNFKEFKVENHVNDQWDERNVVACTADYIASIDNTATAGSTINSDLQLAIALQQQEFEQQPQRHTTPQSTANSSRLVTGPQVPKSSGNHSSLKPEAKSKDKCSVM; this is translated from the exons ATGGCTACCGAGGACCGAAGAAATGAACCAGAACAGGAATGCCTTTACAAGACAAAACTCGTACAGTTCTTGGGACGCACCACGCCCATCATTCTTCAGAACGACAATGGACCTTGTCCTCTCCTCGCAATAT GTAACGTTCTTCTTATTAGGAACAACTTGAATTTGAACGCGGATGCGTCTGAAGTTTCATTGCAGAAATTGCTTTCCCTTGTCGCCGAAAGATTGATTGATTCTAACAGCAATGTCGAG AATAAAGATGCTGGATATGTCCAGAACCAGCAACAGAACATAGCTGATGCCATTGACCTGCTCCCTCGACTTGCAACGGGGATTGATGTAAACATTCAATTTAGGAG AATTGATGACTTTGAATTTACGCCTGAGTGTGCCATATTTGATCTCCTGGACATTCCACTGTATCATGGCTGGATTGTTGATCCTCAG GATTATGCTACTGCAAATGCAATTGAATCCAAGTCCTATAACACTCTCATGGGGGAGCTTGTTGCCCTTGAAACCAAAAATACAGAACATAAGAGCAACCCAGAAGAAGATTCTGTTGATTTTGCTGCTGCAACAACTGCAACTTTAGGGGTTCCCTCACCATCTCTTTCAAGAGGTATATCTTTTGATGAATCACCTGGTGCTGTATCTGGAAATcagaaaggaagagaggaaaactTGGAGAATGAATCACCTGGTGCTGTATCTGGAAATCAGATAGGAAGAAAGGGAGACTTGGAGGAAGAAGCTGAACTTTTAAGGGTCTTGAAATTGTCAGAAGGTCAAGTGTTGACTTCAATGGATGAGTCTCCATCAGCTGATACAAGTGGGAATAATAGGTCTGTAATTGTAGAAGAGACTGTGCATCTCCAAAGAAATGGGTCAGCTGCAGATACTTTAGAGGGGCGCATTAGTGAGGAACATGAAATACCCCATCTGTCTGAACCATCCATATCACAGGATCCCACTGCTGTCTGTGGTGGCAATAGTAATCTGATATCTTCTGAAATTACTTTAAGGGAAAATGATTCATGCTTAAAGATTGAAGCTGAGAGTCATGTTGATCAGTTAAAGAATAATGAATCTCAGGAA AGAACTGATGTATTGGTTCAGAATCCAAGTGAACCATTTCATTTTCTGGACAAAGATTTTTCCTCGCCCTCCAAAGACCATATCCATGGCTCTGGAGGGGATCAAGTTCAACAGACATGCCTACTGGATACTTCCACATCTGAAACTCATCATGAACCAGCAGATGATCTTGGTGTCTTTGAAAGTACAGCATCGACTTGTACACCCACTTCAAATCCTCAGTCTGATGAATTTAGTGGCAGTTGTCAGCACATGGATCAACCGAAGAGTATTGCCTCAAGCCTTGATGGAAGTGAACCCATATATGAAGGAGAGGAGCGCATACTTGATCCAAGATTAACAATTTATGAAAACCGGGAGCCTATGTATGAAGGCGAGATGGTTCTTGCCGAGCAAGCTGACCAAGGTGCCGGAGATGGAAGTGATTTGCAACCCGGGGATGAAATCACTCAGCAGAAAG GGGAACTTATCAAGAATTTTCTGAGGAACAATGCGAGCCAATTAACCATATATGG CCTCTTTTGCCTCCAGGAAGGTCTGAAGGAACGGGAGCTTTGTGTTTTCTTCCGCAATAACCACTTCAGCACCATGTTCAAG TTTAACGGTGAACTTTATCTCTTAGCTACTGATCAAGGTTACATAAACCAGCCTGATTTGGTATGGGAAAAATTAAATGAG GTAAATGGAGATACAGTGTTTATGACAGGCAACTTCAAGGAATTTAAGGTCGAAAATCATGTCAATGACCAATGGGATGAGCGAAATGTGGTGGCCTGTACTGCT GACTACATTGCTAGCATAGATAATACTGCAACTGCGGGTTCGACTATAAA CTCCGACCTGCAACTGGCAATAGCACTACAACAACAGGAATTTGAGCAGCAGCCTCAGCGGCATACTACGCCACAATCAACTGCCAACAGTTCAAGGCTTGTCACAGGTCCACAG GTGCCAAAAAGTAGTGGCAACCATTCATCTTTGAAGCCGGAAGCAAAGTCAAAAGACAAGTGTAGTGTGATGTAA
- the LOC122664276 gene encoding uncharacterized protein LOC122664276 isoform X3: MATEDRRNEPEQECLYKTKLVQFLGRTTPIILQNDNGPCPLLAICNVLLIRNNLNLNADASEVSLQKLLSLVAERLIDSNSNVENKDAGYVQNQQQNIADAIDLLPRLATGIDVNIQFRRIDDFEFTPECAIFDLLDIPLYHGWIVDPQDYATANAIESKSYNTLMGELVALETKNTEHKSNPEEDSVDFAAATTATLGVPSPSLSRGISFDESPGAVSGNQKGRKGDLEEEAELLRVLKLSEGQVLTSMDESPSADTSGNNRSVIVEETVHLQRNGSAADTLEGRISEEHEIPHLSEPSISQDPTAVCGGNSNLISSEITLRENDSCLKIEAESHVDQLKNNESQEHFISTDLIENSRTDVLVQNPSEPFHFLDKDFSSPSKDHIHGSGGDQVQQTCLLDTSTSETHHEPADDLGVFESTASTCTPTSNPQSDEFSGSCQHMDQPKSIASSLDGSEPIYEGEERILDPRLTIYENREPMYEGEMVLAEQADQGAGDGSDLQPGDEITQQKGELIKNFLRNNASQLTIYGLFCLQEGLKERELCVFFRNNHFSTMFKFNGELYLLATDQGYINQPDLVWEKLNEVNGDTVFMTGNFKEFKVENHVNDQWDERNVVACTADYIASIDNTATAGSTINSDLQLAIALQQQEFEQQPQRHTTPQSTANSSRLVTGPQVPKSSGNHSSLKPEAKSKDKCSVM; encoded by the exons ATGGCTACCGAGGACCGAAGAAATGAACCAGAACAGGAATGCCTTTACAAGACAAAACTCGTACAGTTCTTGGGACGCACCACGCCCATCATTCTTCAGAACGACAATGGACCTTGTCCTCTCCTCGCAATAT GTAACGTTCTTCTTATTAGGAACAACTTGAATTTGAACGCGGATGCGTCTGAAGTTTCATTGCAGAAATTGCTTTCCCTTGTCGCCGAAAGATTGATTGATTCTAACAGCAATGTCGAG AATAAAGATGCTGGATATGTCCAGAACCAGCAACAGAACATAGCTGATGCCATTGACCTGCTCCCTCGACTTGCAACGGGGATTGATGTAAACATTCAATTTAGGAG AATTGATGACTTTGAATTTACGCCTGAGTGTGCCATATTTGATCTCCTGGACATTCCACTGTATCATGGCTGGATTGTTGATCCTCAG GATTATGCTACTGCAAATGCAATTGAATCCAAGTCCTATAACACTCTCATGGGGGAGCTTGTTGCCCTTGAAACCAAAAATACAGAACATAAGAGCAACCCAGAAGAAGATTCTGTTGATTTTGCTGCTGCAACAACTGCAACTTTAGGGGTTCCCTCACCATCTCTTTCAAGAGGTATATCTTTTGATGAATCACCTGGTGCTGTATCTGGAAATcagaaag GAAGAAAGGGAGACTTGGAGGAAGAAGCTGAACTTTTAAGGGTCTTGAAATTGTCAGAAGGTCAAGTGTTGACTTCAATGGATGAGTCTCCATCAGCTGATACAAGTGGGAATAATAGGTCTGTAATTGTAGAAGAGACTGTGCATCTCCAAAGAAATGGGTCAGCTGCAGATACTTTAGAGGGGCGCATTAGTGAGGAACATGAAATACCCCATCTGTCTGAACCATCCATATCACAGGATCCCACTGCTGTCTGTGGTGGCAATAGTAATCTGATATCTTCTGAAATTACTTTAAGGGAAAATGATTCATGCTTAAAGATTGAAGCTGAGAGTCATGTTGATCAGTTAAAGAATAATGAATCTCAGGAACATTTCATTTCTACTGACCTGATAGAGAACAGCAGAACTGATGTATTGGTTCAGAATCCAAGTGAACCATTTCATTTTCTGGACAAAGATTTTTCCTCGCCCTCCAAAGACCATATCCATGGCTCTGGAGGGGATCAAGTTCAACAGACATGCCTACTGGATACTTCCACATCTGAAACTCATCATGAACCAGCAGATGATCTTGGTGTCTTTGAAAGTACAGCATCGACTTGTACACCCACTTCAAATCCTCAGTCTGATGAATTTAGTGGCAGTTGTCAGCACATGGATCAACCGAAGAGTATTGCCTCAAGCCTTGATGGAAGTGAACCCATATATGAAGGAGAGGAGCGCATACTTGATCCAAGATTAACAATTTATGAAAACCGGGAGCCTATGTATGAAGGCGAGATGGTTCTTGCCGAGCAAGCTGACCAAGGTGCCGGAGATGGAAGTGATTTGCAACCCGGGGATGAAATCACTCAGCAGAAAG GGGAACTTATCAAGAATTTTCTGAGGAACAATGCGAGCCAATTAACCATATATGG CCTCTTTTGCCTCCAGGAAGGTCTGAAGGAACGGGAGCTTTGTGTTTTCTTCCGCAATAACCACTTCAGCACCATGTTCAAG TTTAACGGTGAACTTTATCTCTTAGCTACTGATCAAGGTTACATAAACCAGCCTGATTTGGTATGGGAAAAATTAAATGAG GTAAATGGAGATACAGTGTTTATGACAGGCAACTTCAAGGAATTTAAGGTCGAAAATCATGTCAATGACCAATGGGATGAGCGAAATGTGGTGGCCTGTACTGCT GACTACATTGCTAGCATAGATAATACTGCAACTGCGGGTTCGACTATAAA CTCCGACCTGCAACTGGCAATAGCACTACAACAACAGGAATTTGAGCAGCAGCCTCAGCGGCATACTACGCCACAATCAACTGCCAACAGTTCAAGGCTTGTCACAGGTCCACAG GTGCCAAAAAGTAGTGGCAACCATTCATCTTTGAAGCCGGAAGCAAAGTCAAAAGACAAGTGTAGTGTGATGTAA